One Dysosmobacter welbionis DNA segment encodes these proteins:
- a CDS encoding ABC transporter ATP-binding protein, whose protein sequence is MLKIQQLRVSYGGIQALRGIDLEVPDGKIVTLIGANGAGKSTTLRTISGLVKAESGSIQWNGEELLGKPIDKIISAGIAMSPEGRRVFADLTVLENLKLGAYLRKDKAEIEKDLKWVYELFPRLEERNWQSAGTLSGGEQQMLAVGRALMSRPKLMMLDEPSLGLAPLVVQDIFSIIREINRQGVTVLLIEQNANMALKIADLAYVLETGNITMSGTGAELLANEKIKEAYLGKHR, encoded by the coding sequence ATGCTTAAAATCCAACAGCTGCGGGTGTCCTACGGCGGCATCCAGGCTCTCCGGGGCATCGACCTGGAGGTGCCGGACGGCAAGATCGTCACCCTGATCGGCGCCAACGGCGCGGGCAAGTCCACCACCCTGCGGACCATCTCCGGCCTGGTGAAGGCGGAGTCCGGCTCCATCCAGTGGAACGGGGAGGAGCTGCTGGGCAAGCCCATCGACAAGATCATCTCCGCGGGCATCGCCATGAGCCCGGAGGGGCGGCGGGTGTTTGCGGACCTGACGGTGCTGGAGAACCTGAAGCTGGGAGCCTACCTCCGCAAGGACAAAGCGGAGATCGAAAAGGACCTGAAATGGGTCTATGAGCTGTTCCCCCGGCTGGAGGAACGGAACTGGCAGTCCGCCGGCACCCTCTCCGGCGGCGAACAGCAGATGCTGGCGGTGGGCCGGGCCCTGATGTCACGGCCGAAGCTGATGATGCTGGATGAGCCGTCCCTGGGCCTGGCGCCGCTGGTGGTGCAGGACATCTTCTCCATCATCCGGGAGATCAACCGCCAGGGCGTGACGGTACTGCTGATCGAACAGAACGCCAACATGGCCTTGAAGATCGCGGACCTGGCCTATGTGCTGGAGACGGGGAACATCACCATGTCCGGCACCGGCGCGGAGCTGCTGGCCAATGAGAAGATCAAAGAGGCGTATCTCGGCAAGCACAGATAA